From Streptomyces sp. TLI_053, a single genomic window includes:
- a CDS encoding D-alanyl-D-alanine carboxypeptidase: MLETNPRKPVPLRPSFTRSIAATAALLMAVPAATAAGALPRSLVGLIGLKAKGAVLIDAADGRTMWAQDPGTGRQPASATKIMTALVVLDRPVADLEREVTVEQAYADYVNREHASSADLQPGDRLTVRQLLYAMLLPSGCDAAFALADAFGAGITATDRTRSFVRAMNEKARNLGLLETEFSSFDGVAEMGHNITTPRNLAELARNAMKNATFRTIVGTVKTEQEARANNGRIRYYSWENTNRLVGMYEGVVGVKTGTGKESGPCLVFAASWGGRTVIGVLLDDRNRYRDAEKLLSWAKAGAGPAGG, from the coding sequence ATGCTTGAAACCAACCCGAGGAAACCGGTGCCTCTCCGTCCCAGCTTCACAAGGTCCATTGCCGCAACCGCCGCACTCCTCATGGCAGTACCGGCTGCCACAGCCGCAGGGGCGCTGCCGCGGTCGTTGGTCGGCCTCATCGGACTGAAAGCCAAGGGCGCTGTCCTGATCGACGCAGCCGATGGTCGAACGATGTGGGCTCAGGACCCCGGGACCGGACGACAGCCGGCAAGCGCCACCAAGATCATGACTGCCCTTGTCGTGCTTGATCGGCCCGTTGCCGACCTCGAACGGGAGGTCACCGTGGAACAGGCATATGCCGACTACGTCAATCGTGAACATGCGAGCAGCGCCGACCTGCAGCCCGGCGATCGACTTACAGTGCGTCAGCTGCTCTACGCAATGCTTCTCCCCTCGGGGTGTGACGCGGCGTTCGCGCTCGCGGACGCCTTCGGCGCCGGTATCACCGCGACGGACCGTACCCGCTCGTTCGTCCGGGCGATGAATGAGAAGGCCCGGAACCTCGGCCTCTTGGAGACTGAATTCAGCTCCTTCGACGGCGTCGCCGAAATGGGCCACAACATCACCACGCCACGGAACCTCGCCGAACTCGCCCGCAATGCGATGAAGAATGCAACGTTTCGTACAATTGTGGGAACGGTGAAGACCGAGCAGGAGGCGCGGGCCAACAACGGTCGTATCCGCTACTACTCGTGGGAGAACACAAACAGGCTGGTCGGTATGTATGAGGGCGTAGTCGGGGTGAAGACCGGGACGGGCAAGGAGTCGGGGCCGTGCCTCGTCTTCGCGGCGAGCTGGGGCGGCCGGACCGTGATCGGCGTGCTGCTCGACGACCGGAACCGGTACCGCGACGCCGAGAAGCTCCTCTCCTGGGCGAAGGCGGGAGCCGGCCCGGCTGGTGGGTAG
- a CDS encoding LysR family transcriptional regulator, producing MINPIHVRTLSAVLATGSFAKAADLLGYTASAVSQQIGVLERASGLVLFERGARSVRPTSAAIALGQQSTRVLAELAALEDEARALASGSRGLLRLGSFPTAQATLVPSALARLAQGCPTADVTLDEEELPELVRLVASGGLDTALVYAYDRVHQQWPPGVVVTELLRESLFVLLPPGDPAAQVEQVRMADLRGRRWITCHEDTAGARSTANLCSSAGFGPQVAFRSNDYNVIGAMVRAGLGVALVPELAVTDELRPSARLLHEPSCARRIYTIRRASSSNPLVFQFEDAVTRATGSYRRRWPSPRTPR from the coding sequence ATGATCAACCCGATTCACGTCCGCACATTGAGCGCTGTACTGGCCACGGGCTCCTTCGCCAAGGCGGCTGACCTGCTCGGATACACCGCGTCCGCGGTTTCCCAACAGATCGGTGTACTGGAACGCGCGAGCGGACTCGTACTGTTCGAGCGAGGTGCCCGCAGTGTCCGGCCGACCAGCGCGGCCATCGCGCTCGGACAGCAGAGCACCCGGGTACTCGCCGAACTGGCCGCACTGGAGGACGAGGCACGCGCACTGGCCTCAGGATCTCGTGGACTGCTGAGACTGGGGAGCTTCCCCACAGCCCAGGCGACCCTCGTGCCGTCGGCCCTGGCCCGGTTGGCACAGGGATGTCCCACCGCCGATGTCACCCTGGATGAAGAAGAGTTGCCTGAGCTGGTGCGGCTGGTGGCCTCTGGCGGTTTGGACACGGCACTGGTCTACGCCTACGACAGGGTGCACCAGCAGTGGCCGCCCGGGGTGGTGGTAACGGAACTGCTGCGGGAGTCGTTGTTCGTGCTGCTGCCTCCGGGAGACCCTGCTGCGCAGGTGGAGCAGGTCCGTATGGCAGATCTACGCGGCCGCCGCTGGATCACCTGCCACGAGGACACCGCAGGTGCGCGCTCAACGGCGAACCTGTGCTCCTCGGCGGGGTTCGGCCCGCAGGTGGCCTTCCGAAGCAACGACTACAACGTCATCGGTGCGATGGTGCGGGCAGGACTCGGTGTGGCACTGGTTCCCGAACTCGCGGTCACCGACGAACTGCGTCCTTCCGCCCGTCTCCTGCACGAGCCCTCGTGCGCACGAAGGATCTACACGATCCGGCGCGCTTCGAGCAGCAACCCGTTGGTGTTTCAATTCGAGGACGCCGTCACGCGAGCAACTGGCTCCTACCGGCGCCGTTGGCCCTCGCCCCGGACACCACGCTGA
- a CDS encoding glycoside hydrolase family 3 N-terminal domain-containing protein, protein MIGPVPLVPNAGPSGSGEIATTSPESRRLAGGRIVLSYRGLRPPEAALEMIRHGHAAGVIIFRENVSSVEQLADSVIRLKRAAAEAPDARPLLLMTDQEGGPVRRLPGGPETSARRAESGAGQGIAAAAALGIVGLNVNLAPVLDVFDSPGNFIDRFERSFAQDPVKVAELGRAFVVAQQARGVAATAKHFPGLGSAGPEDNTDERPVTLSVPLERLRQYGEEPYRAAIAAGVRLVMLSWAVYPALDPVRPAGLSRTVVGGELRGRLGFRGVTITDALEARALAQIGGTGARAVAAADAGMDVLLCSGQDPRQAEQAGAALALALETGRLDRRSFDEALSRIQELRTSLN, encoded by the coding sequence GTGATCGGCCCCGTGCCTCTCGTGCCGAATGCGGGTCCGTCCGGCTCCGGGGAGATTGCCACGACGAGCCCGGAGTCCCGCAGGCTCGCCGGAGGCCGGATCGTGCTCTCCTACCGGGGACTGCGGCCGCCGGAGGCGGCGTTGGAGATGATTCGGCACGGCCATGCTGCAGGCGTGATCATCTTCCGGGAGAACGTCAGCAGTGTCGAGCAACTCGCCGATTCTGTGATTCGGTTGAAGAGAGCCGCAGCCGAGGCGCCGGACGCCCGCCCCCTGCTGCTGATGACCGACCAGGAGGGCGGGCCGGTGCGTCGCTTGCCGGGCGGACCCGAGACGTCCGCCCGCCGCGCCGAGTCCGGCGCCGGCCAGGGCATCGCCGCCGCGGCCGCCCTCGGCATCGTGGGGCTGAACGTCAACCTTGCACCCGTCCTGGATGTCTTCGACAGCCCCGGCAACTTCATCGACCGCTTCGAGCGCTCCTTCGCCCAGGACCCTGTGAAGGTGGCCGAGTTGGGTCGCGCCTTCGTCGTTGCCCAGCAGGCGCGGGGCGTGGCCGCCACGGCGAAGCACTTTCCCGGTCTGGGTAGCGCAGGGCCCGAGGACAACACTGATGAACGCCCGGTCACACTCTCCGTTCCGCTGGAACGGCTCCGCCAGTACGGCGAGGAACCGTATCGTGCCGCCATCGCAGCCGGAGTTCGCCTCGTGATGCTCTCCTGGGCCGTCTATCCGGCCCTCGATCCCGTCCGGCCGGCGGGTCTGTCGCGCACCGTGGTCGGCGGGGAACTTCGGGGCCGCCTCGGCTTCCGAGGGGTCACCATCACCGATGCGCTCGAAGCCCGTGCCCTCGCGCAGATCGGAGGCACTGGCGCCCGGGCCGTGGCTGCCGCCGACGCAGGCATGGACGTGCTGCTGTGTTCGGGACAGGACCCGCGGCAGGCCGAGCAGGCCGGTGCAGCGCTCGCGCTGGCCCTGGAAACCGGACGGTTGGACCGTCGGTCGTTCGACGAGGCACTCAGCAGGATCCAGGAACTGCGCACGTCACTGAACTGA
- the adhE gene encoding bifunctional acetaldehyde-CoA/alcohol dehydrogenase, with protein MTSRPEHEASTSPEGVLPAPAPAVDRLVTAALKALEEYGSFTQEQIDHIVKKASLAALAEHTGLALLAVEETGRGLFEDKAVKNVFACENVTHVMARTRTVGVVRRDEIDGIVEIAEPVGVVAGVTPVTNPTSTTIFKALLALKTRNPIVFAFHPAARHCSAQAARVVRDAAVAAGAPVHCIQWIEEPSMAATEALMRHLGVATILATGGNGMVRAAYSCGKPALGVGAGNVPAYVERTADLRRAVNDIVLSKTFDNGMICASEQAVVLDADIRDAALAEFRKLKAHHADAEQKALLERYLFGADGGTSCAGAKLNAAAVGRTAAEIATAAGFEVPADTSVILADCERVGPAEPLTREKLCPVLAVLTAGSRQEGVELASAMVEFDGLGHSAAVHTEDAAFTEEFGHAVKACRIIWNAPSSQGGIGDIYNAFTPSLTLGCGSYGHNSVAGNVSALNLVNIKKIGRRNTNMQWFKVPPKIYFERGSVKYLADMPNARRIVVVTDHTMVAIGHLERVRAVLERRREPVEVRVVDYVEPNPSIDTVRKGAALMREFQPDTIIALGGGSPMDAAKVMWLMYEHPEVDFADLKEKFFDIRKRAFTFPDLGERAKLVCVPTTSGTGSEVTPFAVITDTATGQKYPLADYALTPSVAIVDPALTTGLPANVTADTGFDALTHCIETYVSVYANDFTDGLALQGIRLIFDHLERAVTAAPDDPEAREKMHNAGTIAGMAFGSAFLGAVHAMAHTLGATFRITHGRTNALLLPHVIRWNGSAPTKVTGWPKYRNYVAPERYQTIARMLGLPAATPDQGVESLAAAVEDLRDRVGIPNSFKSAGVDEKAFLTALPQLAMNAYEDQCAPANPRMPMLADMRRLMRRAYYGNQD; from the coding sequence ATGACCTCCCGCCCTGAGCACGAGGCGAGCACGTCACCCGAGGGCGTGCTTCCCGCTCCCGCCCCAGCCGTCGACCGCCTGGTCACCGCAGCCCTCAAGGCACTTGAGGAGTACGGCTCCTTCACCCAGGAGCAGATCGACCACATCGTCAAGAAGGCTTCCCTCGCCGCCCTGGCCGAGCACACCGGGCTCGCCCTGCTCGCAGTGGAGGAGACCGGCCGGGGACTGTTCGAGGACAAGGCCGTCAAGAACGTCTTCGCCTGCGAGAACGTCACCCATGTGATGGCCCGGACCCGGACCGTCGGCGTCGTCCGCCGGGACGAGATCGACGGCATCGTGGAGATCGCCGAGCCGGTCGGCGTCGTGGCGGGCGTCACTCCGGTCACCAACCCGACCTCCACCACGATCTTCAAGGCACTGCTGGCGCTGAAGACCCGCAATCCGATCGTCTTCGCCTTCCACCCCGCCGCGCGGCACTGCTCGGCGCAGGCGGCCAGGGTCGTCCGGGACGCGGCGGTGGCGGCCGGCGCTCCGGTCCACTGCATCCAGTGGATCGAGGAGCCCTCGATGGCGGCCACGGAGGCCCTGATGCGCCACCTGGGTGTGGCCACGATCCTGGCCACCGGCGGCAACGGGATGGTGCGGGCCGCCTACAGCTGCGGCAAGCCCGCGCTCGGCGTGGGGGCGGGTAACGTGCCGGCGTACGTCGAACGGACCGCGGACCTGCGGCGGGCCGTGAACGACATCGTGTTGTCGAAGACCTTCGACAACGGGATGATCTGCGCCTCCGAGCAGGCGGTGGTCCTGGACGCGGACATCCGCGACGCGGCGCTCGCGGAGTTCCGGAAGCTGAAGGCGCACCACGCCGACGCCGAACAGAAGGCGCTGCTGGAGCGCTACCTGTTCGGAGCGGACGGCGGGACCTCCTGCGCGGGCGCGAAGCTGAACGCCGCGGCGGTGGGCCGCACCGCCGCCGAGATCGCGACCGCCGCCGGGTTCGAGGTCCCGGCCGACACCTCGGTGATCCTGGCCGACTGCGAACGGGTCGGGCCTGCCGAACCGCTCACCCGGGAGAAGCTCTGCCCGGTCCTCGCCGTCCTGACCGCCGGATCCCGACAGGAGGGCGTCGAACTCGCCTCTGCCATGGTCGAGTTCGACGGGCTCGGTCACTCGGCCGCCGTGCACACCGAGGACGCGGCGTTCACCGAGGAGTTCGGCCACGCGGTAAAGGCCTGCCGGATCATCTGGAACGCGCCGAGTTCGCAGGGCGGCATCGGCGACATCTACAACGCCTTCACCCCGTCGCTGACTCTTGGCTGCGGCAGCTACGGGCACAACTCGGTCGCCGGGAACGTCTCGGCCCTGAACCTCGTCAACATCAAGAAGATCGGGCGGCGCAACACCAACATGCAGTGGTTCAAGGTCCCGCCGAAGATCTACTTCGAACGCGGCTCCGTCAAGTACCTCGCCGACATGCCCAACGCCCGCCGGATCGTCGTCGTCACCGACCACACCATGGTGGCGATCGGACACCTGGAGCGGGTACGGGCCGTACTGGAACGGCGACGCGAGCCCGTCGAGGTGCGGGTCGTCGACTACGTGGAACCCAACCCGAGCATCGACACGGTGCGCAAGGGCGCCGCGCTGATGCGGGAGTTCCAGCCGGACACCATCATTGCGCTCGGCGGCGGCTCGCCGATGGACGCGGCCAAGGTCATGTGGCTGATGTACGAACACCCGGAGGTCGACTTCGCCGACCTGAAGGAGAAGTTCTTCGACATCCGCAAGCGCGCCTTCACCTTCCCCGACCTCGGCGAGAGGGCGAAACTGGTGTGCGTCCCCACCACGTCGGGCACCGGGAGCGAGGTCACGCCGTTCGCCGTGATCACCGACACCGCCACCGGCCAGAAGTACCCGCTTGCCGACTACGCGCTCACACCGAGCGTGGCCATCGTCGATCCTGCCCTCACCACCGGCCTCCCAGCGAACGTTACCGCCGACACCGGGTTCGACGCCCTCACCCACTGCATCGAGACCTACGTCTCGGTCTACGCCAACGACTTCACCGACGGCCTCGCCCTCCAGGGCATCCGGCTGATCTTCGACCACCTGGAACGGGCCGTGACCGCCGCACCGGACGACCCGGAGGCCCGGGAGAAGATGCACAACGCCGGGACCATCGCCGGCATGGCCTTCGGCTCCGCCTTCCTCGGCGCCGTCCACGCCATGGCACACACCCTGGGCGCCACCTTCCGCATCACCCACGGACGGACGAACGCCCTGCTGCTGCCCCACGTCATCCGCTGGAACGGCTCCGCCCCGACCAAGGTCACCGGCTGGCCCAAGTACCGGAACTACGTGGCCCCCGAGCGCTACCAGACGATCGCCCGCATGCTGGGGCTGCCCGCCGCGACCCCGGACCAGGGCGTCGAGTCCCTCGCGGCGGCCGTCGAGGACCTGCGCGACCGCGTCGGCATCCCGAACTCGTTCAAGTCGGCCGGAGTGGACGAGAAAGCCTTCCTGACCGCCCTGCCGCAGCTGGCGATGAACGCCTACGAGGACCAGTGCGCTCCCGCCAACCCCCGGATGCCGATGCTCGCCGACATGCGGCGGCTGATGCGCCGGGCCTACTACGGCAACCAGGACTGA
- a CDS encoding lytic transglycosylase domain-containing protein produces MQYLSGSGRHMHAPRLPADLVPLVLYAAKTCPDVTPSLLASQLFTESGFNARAVSPAGAKGIAQFTQDTWNEFASKDGRPDPEKDVFNPAHAIPAQARYNCHLAHQTRNVPGDRIKNMLAAYNAGPTAVKQANGVPPIRETVAYVAKVQRYMADFRYLDEAAERPLPVSAGSYPSGISKGCLPVSATVSAARSQATGCVTASAACSAPSAARTAECCPIDHVRSHTKRASAVNVPRWT; encoded by the coding sequence GTGCAGTACCTGAGCGGTTCTGGGCGCCACATGCATGCCCCACGCCTGCCCGCCGACCTCGTACCGCTGGTCCTCTACGCCGCGAAGACCTGCCCCGATGTCACCCCCTCACTTCTGGCGAGCCAGCTCTTCACCGAGTCGGGTTTCAACGCGCGTGCGGTCTCCCCGGCGGGAGCCAAGGGCATCGCGCAGTTCACCCAGGACACGTGGAACGAGTTCGCTTCGAAGGACGGCCGCCCCGATCCCGAGAAGGACGTGTTCAACCCGGCGCACGCCATCCCGGCGCAGGCCCGGTACAACTGCCACCTGGCTCACCAGACCAGGAATGTCCCGGGTGACCGCATCAAGAACATGCTTGCCGCCTACAACGCGGGACCGACTGCCGTGAAACAGGCCAACGGTGTGCCGCCCATCCGGGAAACCGTCGCGTACGTCGCCAAGGTCCAGCGGTACATGGCCGACTTCCGCTACCTCGACGAGGCGGCCGAACGACCTCTTCCCGTGTCCGCCGGCTCATACCCCAGCGGGATCTCGAAGGGCTGTCTTCCCGTATCGGCCACCGTTTCAGCCGCACGGAGCCAAGCCACCGGCTGCGTGACTGCGTCCGCGGCCTGCTCGGCCCCGTCGGCTGCAAGAACGGCTGAGTGCTGTCCGATCGATCACGTGCGGAGCCATACCAAGAGGGCTTCTGCGGTCAATGTGCCGAGGTGGACGTAA